TATTTATACaggagaaaaatatttgttgaaaaaaaatgtctttgatAAAGCACCCAccaaaactgtaaattttcCAGTTGTCAGTTCGGTGCGGAGGGGTTCTTTTGTGGGGTCAAACTTATTTAGGCCTTCTCTTTGTCTGGTAGCTTCATGTTGTTCAAATAGAGCCACAGCCCGATTCACATCAAATTTTCTAGCATATAGAAATCTAAGAGCTGTCGACCAGGAGACTGGAGTTGTGCCAAACTTCCTTTTGAACTTAGAGTTTACTCTCTCGATGAACTCTTTTGTTGcctaacaataaaataaattttaacattaggTATAGTTAGTAAAAATTAAGGGGACAGAGGAAGCCatgataaatttgtatatatcatcattcaataaaaaaaaaaatcatacttTGGGATGCAAAGCAAAACACAATTAATATAGGACATACAGTGTCCAGTTTTGTATTAGCACTTATGCAATTCATatcaaaaagattttttttttaatttactttgacatttttggaaaacaagAGAAAAAATCATCTTCTACTTATTGAAGAGGGCTAAagagcaaatattttattggacTCAAAACATAGTTACAGTCCCCCCCCCAATTACAAAACcacaataattaaaagtttagcaatttaaaatgtaaGAGAAAGACAATAATTTACAGTCAATGTAAGTCTGCCAAGTAGCCAAGCAACTAAGTTTCTATGGAAGCTTCCACAGAATAATGCATCATCAACTTGTAcaaatcttaaaataattaagaaccTAAGtattagataaaaattaatgttacaaTGAGAAAATATAgtgttcttatttattttcctatgTATGCCTGATTGGCTGCTAAATTTAAATGGATGGTTTGTTAATGCATCACAAAGCaaccaaatatttataattagtAAAACTATTCTGCTAACACTTTGAAAGCAATATTAAGAGATAACTAGGAGATTAGATAAGAAAACTAATGACTGTGTTTTCTGGGACTACCCTGTTTAGATTTCAGTTAAGCTAACCAGTTTTTCATGTTTCAAAACACTGGGTGGACTCTGGGTATTTTAACAATTGGTTCAGCTTAAGGCATTGAGAAATGACTGAATAATCAAATGAACAAATTGAGGAATAGTGGGGAAACATTTAATGACCGCAAAACTACTGATATTAGATAAtatttgatcttttaaatatggaattcaattaaaaaacgaaagaaaaaatatccaaCTTACATTTTCCTGCTCTTGTGTTAGGGGAGCAGCCATCCTGACAAAATCGTGTAAGTACAATAACTAATTCGCTAGTACAACACAAGATCTAACTAACACTTATTAATATAACCATTTGCAAAGTACTTTCACGTAATATATAccaatttaacaataaataattatagaataattaaattttgaaaactgtctCCTCAACACAACACCACAACTTCTCTGTTCTCACTGCCACTGTTTTGTTGACACTTGTGACGTCAAATTCAAATGACTGATTGACGTTTAGATTACTTATTCGTTCCAGTAGAGATAGATGATGCAGTTACCCAGTTACGTGTGTTTGTGATCAtatgcaattatttttttgtattcccTTTATACCACACTGAGGCCCTACTACCAATCACCATTATTAATAACGGCAAAAACTTAATTCTCAGACAATACGTTATAATTTGTGACGTATGAGAGAGTGAGACAAAGCTGAGTTCGTATTTGGTGTTAgaagtattttcaaatttttacacCTTGTATCTCAGAAACACAACATTACAAACccatatttatattaattttttgatgcaAGAGAAAATTATTCACCTAATATATCCACACGTATTTACacatttagtttatttttaaatttttgcatatgtctttttaaattaaaaacatttacgtATAGATCTGGagacatttaataaaataccgAAATATCTTTTACTATACGCAGTAAATCggcaattattaatatatatatatctagAATTCCGAATTAAATGCTTTCTTATTTAGAACAATGACTTATTCTACCTTTCCAAGAGGATGGTTAGATCTAGATTAGGGGAGGTAGAACTGTTGACATCAACCTTAAAAAATCGTAAACACCTATTGTATCATTGACGTCCAGTCATTGTTCATTTGTCattcacttaatttttatatttttattttttgatttttataatattagtaaaatcatttgaaatttaaatgaaaattaaaatactttttgtttcaaattattattgagttAAGTTAAGGAAATTCTTAATAGAGTTTCAAGAATTTGGTAAGTTTCTCCCCTCTTAATACAGagtttccttttttcctttggtCCTAGCTACATCTTGAATACCCGgtgatcttaaaaaaaaatcgcattaaGCGATGAACCGTGAAAATAAAGCTGATGAATTTTTCCAAGGCGCGTCTCTAATATTTTAACGtcttattgtttttcttaatgATTCTTTATAGTGAAAACTGGATGTATCTTATatctaataatataataactaAATATGCCTAGGTAACATATATAGCGTTTCTGTAGTAAAGTTTCCTCTCGGATTTCTTCCTCTCTgtgtattttaacaattttttttctctaataaaAACTACTACAATGGACAAGGACtataaaaaagtaatcaaattttcaaacttgaaagaaataaaaatgtttatttgttgCTCAATTGTTTTTCGATTCTATAGGACAAAACATCACATATGCAAATGGCTATTTtggttttgtatttttgtatgtGATTTTGGTGATATTCTCCCTTAAAAATACATGTTTGCAAAGGAATTTCAAGatttagaaagaaaatttgatatatgTATTTTAGTTATTACTTTGTGAATACAAAGTAAATGCTATATCTAATATGTCCCTGGATAGGTGCAATTAATGTCATAAAAGTTAAATTGGggttaattgaaattttcaattagtaGGTATCAATGGTCACCACAATGTAAATACctatcttaaaaaattttagggCAAAAGAGGCTTGAcctatagattttttaaatagtttaaagCATCAGTTACTGTGGATCCTTGAGAGAAAtatgttttccaaatttccactaagcatttaaaaaattggaagagCTTCTTAATTTGTGAGTTTCTATCAGCTTTTTAAAGgttatgaattaaaatttattatttttgtatagtATGGGATTGCTAAACAATTGCATTTATGTGTTGAATCTTTCTGGTCATCAGGATATATTTCTTTGTTCATATGTGGTACCTCAATGAGAGGACCATAATTTCTAACATTTCTtaatctttttaatttattaaaattgaaaaagagtTCACAATACAGTGGTTAAAATTCTTTTGCATTACAATAATGTGAAAGTATAATATTCAGAAATTTTACATGTCCTGTTGTCTAATAATAGAATTTCCTTTTCCTTCATtacaggaaatttatttccaatcATGTCAGAAGAAGACAGATTATTGAGAACCATTAAACATACGATTCCATTTGACGTTCTGAATGATGTTTTAACGTAAGTGTAAATTAAGTACATTCTATTTCTCCCTTAAACACCTTGTGTATTGACTTTTATACAGTTTTAAACACTTATATCTAGACgatttctaaaatgttttgttcgtcGTCCTGtttttgtggaaaattcaatctcgatatttcttttatgttttatattaGACGGTTCATTATTCTTGTTCCTGAAGCTGCTAAAGAGAACCTCATTCGTATCTGCTTTCAAATAGAGTTAGCTCATTGGTTTTACTTGGACTTTTATGTGGGTAATGATGATCGTTGTAAGACTTGCAGTATTTATGAATTTGCAGCACATGTTTTTCAAGTAAgttgtgaaaatttgaatttcgttgTACTGTTAAACTGTActattaaacattattttcatttagcaTATTCCGTCCTTGAAATCAGAAATACCCAGACTTGGCGAAATATTATGTGAGTGGCGAGAGTATAAACAAAATGTTCCCACATATGGTGCCATTATCTTGTCAGAGGGATTAACTCATGTTTTGTTAGTTCAGAGTTATTGGGCAAAAGCGTCTTGGGGATTCCCAAAAGGTGAATGACAttagataataataataataaattgaactTTAGAGATCAATTAACGGTTTACAAAGTTTAACcttttgttgcattttattGATCCCAAATAGGTATTTTCTGCCGAAACTAAACTATTGATTTAATATTCCAGGAAAAGTAAACGAGGATGAAGACCCAGCACATTGCGCTATTCGGGAAGTTTACGAAGAGACTGGCTTTGATATCACCGCTTATTTAAACCAGGATGAATACTTCGAATCGATCATCAATGACCAACTAGCTCGGCTTTACATCATCAAAAACGTCCCGAAATCGACGGAATTTAAGCCTCGCACCCGTTGTGAAATAAAAGCCTGCAGTTGGTTCGCCATATCGGATTTGCCAAATAATAAGAAAGATTCGACTCCGAAAGTGAAAATGGGCGTCAGCTCTAACTCTTTCTTCATGGTGCTGCCATTTATAAAGCGCATAAAAAACATCTGCAGTGGACAGGGTAGCGGCGCGAGACGA
The sequence above is drawn from the Euwallacea fornicatus isolate EFF26 chromosome 38, ASM4011564v1, whole genome shotgun sequence genome and encodes:
- the DCP2 gene encoding m7GpppN-mRNA hydrolase; the encoded protein is MSEEDRLLRTIKHTIPFDVLNDVLTRFIILVPEAAKENLIRICFQIELAHWFYLDFYVGNDDRCKTCSIYEFAAHVFQHIPSLKSEIPRLGEILCEWREYKQNVPTYGAIILSEGLTHVLLVQSYWAKASWGFPKGKVNEDEDPAHCAIREVYEETGFDITAYLNQDEYFESIINDQLARLYIIKNVPKSTEFKPRTRCEIKACSWFAISDLPNNKKDSTPKVKMGVSSNSFFMVLPFIKRIKNICSGQGSGARRNRQKSTSDVDTAGKGKTKAKNDIDEAKGAKKRERRHSKRQLFTEDDNRIVEFTAPSWMNFKFNRMAILECLR